From Proteus vulgaris:
AATATCAAGGCTGATTTCTAATGCAAAAGGCATTGCTGATCAGTTGTGCAGTTTTAGGCAGCGTAATAGGAAGTATTACGCTGTCACTACTGATAGCAACATTTTATCCCAGCACTGATCCTCTTAATTGCCTGTATGCAGCCGTCTTTTTACCTGTTATCTGTTTATGTGGATTGCTCTGTTTTAGCTTATTCTCACTGAATGGAAAACAGGTATTTTGGCGAGCATGGAGCTGGTGGCCATTACCTTTAATATTGTTGGAATTTATTCTATGAAAGCAATATTAAAGCGCCAATTTTTACAACTTCATCGCCAAGTAGGTTCTTTATTTGGCATTCTATTATTTATTATTCTATTGACGGGAACATGGTCACTAGCGCATGAAAATTTAAATATATGGGTTCAATTTAAGCCTTTAAATAAAGAATTATTACCATTAGATCAGTTATTAGCCAAAGGTGAATACTTCTTAGGTGAAAATGGCTTTAATAGTGTGAAATTACCCTCTATAGATTATCCAATTATCACTTTTTGCCAAGGAATGGGCGATTGTTCACTGCAATTAAATGCACAAACGGGTGAAGGAATTACAGTAAGAGACGTTATCTCTCCTATTGTTAATTTACATAAAAATCTATTTATGGGGTTTTCTGGACGATTATTTATTAGCTTATTTGGTTTTGTTTTTGCGCTATTACTAATAACTGGCATTGTTATTCATCACCGTAAAGCCTATCAATTATTTCGACTCCGTTTTAATCAAGGGCGTAGGCTGTTTTTCTTTGATTTACATAATGTCATTGGATTATGGAGTTATCCGTGGCTCGTAATGTTTGCATTAACGGGGGCATTATCAGGATTAGGGGCATTCGGTACATTAATGCTCGCAAAATATGTGGAGCCAGAAGCACCAGCACAAGTCATGATGAAATTAATGGGACAATCAACACCCGTTTCATCTGAGTTTATTGCATCTTCTCCTAGCTCATTGTTAATTCAACTTTCACAAGAAAAAGCAGACTTTATTCCTGAAACTATTAATTGGAAAAATAGAGGTAATGCTGAACAGCAAATTACGGTGAGTGGTATTAATTTATATTTACCCAGCACCGCTAATTTTGAGCAGTTATTTTTTTCTGGCTTAGATAATCATTGGATTGCGGAAAAGAGTGCTGTGTCTCAGCAATTTTGGACGCGTGCTTTTATTGCCATTCAACCTTTGCATTATGGCCAATATTTATGGACAGGTTCAGCAAACTTTAGTTTATCGGTACTTCATTGCCTAATGGGAATGATGGCCTGTGTATTAACCTTTAGTGGATTAATAATTTGGGTATTAAAAAAGCCCATTAATATCAGTTCCCGTTTAGTGTTAGGAAGTTGTTCTGGTTTAATTTTTGCCAGTATATGTTTACTTCCTATCGCTATTTTCTCCGCGTTATCACCGATACTGCCTTTTTTTAGTGTTTGGTTGATAACGCTTCTTTTTTATTTGTTTTATCCGCAAGTGATCAAACTTACTTTTCTTATTTTAACCATAAGTAGTGTGGTTTTATTTATCAGTGTCTTTAGTCACTTATTTATAACTCATGCTGCTTTGTGGTGGGTAAGTTGTGCCTTGTTGATCAGTGCCGTTTTCTATTTTTTGATGGGTCTTTTTCTACTTAAAAGACAGTAATTGGAGTCTGTTATGCAAGAATTATTAAAACATCGGCAATTAGTGGTAACGCTAGGTTTACTTTATTTAGCACAAGGTATTCCGATGGGAATTGCGATGGATGCATTGCCTACATTATTACGCCAAGAAGGTTCAGCTTTAAGTGCAATCGCATTTATTCCATTAGTCGGATTGCCATGGGTATTAAAATTTTTATGGGCGCCAGTGGTTGATAATTATTGGTTTAAATCTTTAGGTCGTCGCCGTAGCTGGATTATTCCCATGCAAGTCATAGTGACGTTCTGTTTATTATTATTAGCAATCATTGGTATTTCTATCGAAACGGCAAAATGGGGCGTCACTTTATTAGCTATCGCTTCATTAGCCAGTGCTACACAGGATATTGCAACAGATGGTATGGCCGCTGAGCATGCGAGTGGCACGTTATTATCGAAAATAAATGCTGTTCAAATTGCAGGTGTGATGGG
This genomic window contains:
- a CDS encoding PepSY-associated TM helix domain-containing protein produces the protein MKAILKRQFLQLHRQVGSLFGILLFIILLTGTWSLAHENLNIWVQFKPLNKELLPLDQLLAKGEYFLGENGFNSVKLPSIDYPIITFCQGMGDCSLQLNAQTGEGITVRDVISPIVNLHKNLFMGFSGRLFISLFGFVFALLLITGIVIHHRKAYQLFRLRFNQGRRLFFFDLHNVIGLWSYPWLVMFALTGALSGLGAFGTLMLAKYVEPEAPAQVMMKLMGQSTPVSSEFIASSPSSLLIQLSQEKADFIPETINWKNRGNAEQQITVSGINLYLPSTANFEQLFFSGLDNHWIAEKSAVSQQFWTRAFIAIQPLHYGQYLWTGSANFSLSVLHCLMGMMACVLTFSGLIIWVLKKPINISSRLVLGSCSGLIFASICLLPIAIFSALSPILPFFSVWLITLLFYLFYPQVIKLTFLILTISSVVLFISVFSHLFITHAALWWVSCALLISAVFYFLMGLFLLKRQ